In the Tenrec ecaudatus isolate mTenEca1 chromosome 16, mTenEca1.hap1, whole genome shotgun sequence genome, one interval contains:
- the DYNLL1 gene encoding dynein light chain 1, cytoplasmic, with product MCDRKAVIKNADMSEEMQQDSVECATQALEKYNIEKDIAAHIKKEFDKKYNPTWHCIVGRNFGSYVTHETKHFIYFYLGQVAILLFKSG from the exons ATGTGCGACCGAAAGGCCGTGATCAAAAATGCCGACATGTCGGAGGAGATGCAACAGGACTCGGTGGAGTGCGCGACTCAGGCGCTGGAGAAATACAACATAGAGAAGGACATTGCGGCCCACATCAAGAAG GAGTTTGACAAGAAGTACAATCCCACTTGGCACTGCATTGTGGGCAGAAACTTTGGTAGTTATGTGACACATGAAACTAAGCACTTCATTTACTTCTACCTGGGCCAAGTGGCCATCCTTCTGTTCAAATCTGGTTAA